The Clostridioides difficile genome has a segment encoding these proteins:
- a CDS encoding NifB/NifX family molybdenum-iron cluster-binding protein: MKVCIPVEENKGLDSKPYGHFGSAPIFVVCDLESGEVKSLDNGDLGHEHGKCQPIKALSGTVVDAVVVGGIGQGAIVKLNSMGIKVYRAEADTISGNLDLLKDGKLVEFPSNHTCSHDGCGHH, from the coding sequence ATGAAAGTATGTATACCAGTAGAAGAAAATAAAGGATTAGATAGCAAACCATATGGTCATTTTGGTTCTGCACCAATCTTTGTTGTGTGTGACTTAGAAAGTGGAGAAGTTAAATCTTTAGACAATGGAGATTTAGGTCATGAACATGGAAAGTGTCAACCAATAAAAGCATTATCAGGTACAGTTGTAGATGCAGTGGTAGTTGGAGGAATAGGGCAAGGTGCCATAGTTAAATTAAATAGTATGGGAATAAAAGTTTATAGAGCTGAAGCTGATACTATCAGTGGTAATTTGGACTTACTTAAAGATGGAAAATTAGTAGAATTTCCATCAAATCATACTTGTTCACATGATGGATGTGGACATCACTAA